A portion of the Bacteroides faecium genome contains these proteins:
- a CDS encoding glycosyltransferase, translating to MNTTIVYILTSSDKDLYIEQLWLSLYSLRLHNPEVRVVLLTDDSTEVSLVGDRAKIRQYLSEVKVIDVPKEYTLKERSRFIKTTYRKYLKGNLLFLDTDTIIADSLSSIDAVEADVACVLDYHAQLDKLIDGPVIRERVIDIFGVDVGDESNYFNSGVMFVKDTPRTHQFFEEWHKNWKIAAFEKNQCFDQPALLVSDKVCGHVIKELSGVWNCQVLTSIQYLHHAKIIHFFNNTWEGKAEWSPFFDDGIYKQLKREGEIPARVKEYINDPKSAFFSPAYFVCKRKNEFLQTLVGATLYSEFQKNGILFRFVKLLCNFRCFFIQLIKHG from the coding sequence ATGAATACAACAATAGTATATATTCTTACTAGCTCTGACAAGGATTTATATATTGAGCAGCTATGGTTATCATTGTATTCGCTTCGTCTTCACAATCCCGAAGTACGAGTGGTGCTTTTAACAGATGATAGTACAGAAGTTTCGTTGGTAGGTGATAGGGCAAAGATTAGACAATATCTATCTGAAGTAAAAGTTATAGATGTCCCTAAAGAGTATACTCTAAAAGAACGTTCTCGCTTTATCAAAACTACCTATCGTAAGTATTTAAAGGGAAATCTTCTTTTTCTTGATACAGATACAATCATTGCTGACAGTCTTAGTAGTATAGATGCTGTAGAAGCAGATGTAGCATGTGTGTTGGATTATCATGCTCAGTTGGACAAACTCATTGATGGACCTGTTATCCGCGAGCGCGTGATAGACATTTTTGGTGTAGATGTAGGTGACGAGAGCAACTATTTTAACTCAGGTGTGATGTTTGTAAAGGATACTCCTCGTACTCATCAGTTTTTTGAAGAGTGGCATAAGAATTGGAAAATTGCAGCCTTTGAAAAGAACCAATGCTTTGATCAGCCAGCTTTATTAGTTTCCGATAAGGTCTGTGGGCATGTTATAAAAGAGCTATCCGGTGTTTGGAACTGTCAAGTACTCACTAGTATTCAGTATCTCCATCATGCCAAGATTATTCACTTCTTTAATAATACATGGGAGGGAAAAGCCGAATGGTCTCCTTTCTTTGACGATGGAATATATAAACAACTAAAACGTGAAGGAGAAATTCCTGCAAGAGTCAAGGAGTATATTAATGACCCTAAGTCTGCATTTTTCTCTCCAGCATACTTTGTGTGTAAAAGGAAGAATGAATTTCTGCAAACTCTTGTAGGAGCCACATTGTATAGTGAGTTCCAGAAAAATGGCATTCTTTTCAGGTTTGTAAAACTACTATGTAATTTTCGCTGTTTTTTTATACAATTGATTAAACATGGTTAG
- a CDS encoding glycosyltransferase — translation MKILLLGSVRDAHLNRFINNLKLADKTNSISIDVFDIWGVNEKNNRYIRDLYSVRLHFKNFLYNIPVLSSLLHIIDYRISFRKVSNQYDVVNIHYVTDISYYILDIIKRRTAKIVVTPWGSDIYRIKESDKGKVRKVLKDGYAITYPHDRMKYDIQKIFSLGSAVFVQMYFGSETIDSLLRMPYNQTEAKEKLGFAKKYIIVCGYNRVPEQNHENIITALVAVKKRLPNNTMLVFPFSYGICPNNYKISLVSKLMESGFEYRFFDNYLTNEENALLRISADMFIHIQTTDANSATIQEFLLTDTVVFNGAWLKYPLLEQHNQMPYIRVDSMNDLSSKIVQYFNGSVLVSVSNECKEIINSNSWGNRGKEWFNYFKKISSI, via the coding sequence GTGAAAATCTTATTATTAGGATCAGTACGAGATGCTCATTTAAATAGATTTATAAACAATCTTAAATTGGCAGATAAGACTAATAGCATAAGTATTGATGTATTCGATATTTGGGGTGTGAATGAAAAAAACAATAGATATATAAGGGATTTATATTCTGTAAGGCTTCATTTTAAAAATTTTTTATACAATATTCCTGTATTGTCATCGTTGTTGCACATTATAGACTATAGAATAAGTTTTAGAAAAGTAAGTAATCAATATGATGTTGTAAACATTCATTACGTAACGGATATTTCTTATTATATATTGGATATAATTAAACGTCGTACTGCGAAAATTGTAGTAACGCCATGGGGTAGTGATATATATCGTATAAAAGAGAGTGATAAGGGAAAGGTACGCAAGGTTTTAAAGGATGGATATGCAATTACTTATCCTCATGATAGGATGAAATATGACATTCAGAAAATATTTTCTTTGGGTAGTGCAGTCTTTGTTCAGATGTATTTCGGATCTGAGACAATAGATTCTTTGTTGCGTATGCCATATAATCAAACTGAAGCAAAGGAAAAATTAGGATTCGCTAAGAAATACATAATAGTATGTGGATATAATAGAGTGCCAGAACAGAATCATGAAAACATTATTACTGCATTAGTTGCCGTTAAGAAACGGCTTCCTAATAACACAATGTTGGTATTTCCATTTAGCTATGGAATTTGTCCAAATAATTATAAGATTTCCTTGGTAAGTAAGTTGATGGAAAGTGGATTTGAATATAGGTTCTTTGATAACTATTTGACGAATGAAGAGAATGCATTATTACGTATATCGGCAGATATGTTTATACATATACAAACCACTGATGCTAATTCTGCTACTATTCAGGAATTTTTATTGACAGATACTGTGGTCTTTAATGGTGCTTGGCTAAAATATCCTTTATTAGAACAGCATAATCAGATGCCATATATAAGAGTTGATTCAATGAATGATTTATCCTCGAAAATTGTTCAATACTTTAATGGAAGTGTCCTTGTGTCAGTAAGTAATGAATGTAAGGAGATTATAAATAGCAATTCGTGGGGCAATAGAGGAAAAGAATGGTTTAATTATTTCAAAAAGATATCTTCTATTTAG
- a CDS encoding nucleotidyltransferase family protein → MAVLEKIQERSIQCSMTVLQSLKKMDETKVKMLFVFDEDRFLSILTIGDIQRAIIKQTALNDSVFTIIDINKKFASPTETRAQIREKMLSLRAECMPVVDENGNLVDVYLWSEMFKHSEPEHREKIDLPVVIMAGGKGTRLKPITNVIPKPLVPVGDKTILEVIMDQFENIGCHKFYMSVNYKADMMEFYLSQLEHKYDVEFFMENKPLGTIGSVSLLKGKITTPFFVSNCDSINEQDYRDVYDYHVSNKNDMTIVTLVKSFKIPYGVIKTGEDGLMQSLQEKPEHTYMVNSGVYILSPELIDEIPEDEFFHITHLMEKIMARGGRVGCFPVSENSWHDMGEWSEYLKMINVR, encoded by the coding sequence ATGGCTGTTTTAGAAAAAATTCAAGAAAGGTCTATACAATGTTCGATGACAGTACTCCAGTCACTTAAAAAGATGGATGAGACTAAGGTCAAGATGCTTTTTGTTTTTGATGAAGATCGTTTTCTTAGTATACTCACTATTGGTGATATCCAGCGTGCAATAATTAAACAAACAGCATTGAACGATTCTGTTTTTACAATAATCGATATAAATAAAAAGTTTGCATCACCTACAGAAACAAGGGCACAGATTCGAGAAAAAATGCTTTCACTTCGTGCAGAGTGTATGCCTGTGGTGGATGAAAATGGTAATCTTGTGGATGTCTATCTTTGGAGTGAGATGTTCAAGCATTCAGAACCCGAGCATCGTGAGAAAATTGACCTTCCCGTTGTCATTATGGCGGGAGGTAAAGGTACTCGATTGAAACCGATTACTAATGTAATTCCTAAGCCTTTGGTTCCGGTAGGAGATAAGACTATCTTGGAAGTCATTATGGATCAATTCGAGAATATTGGTTGCCATAAATTCTATATGTCTGTCAATTATAAGGCAGATATGATGGAGTTCTATCTTTCTCAACTTGAACATAAGTATGACGTCGAGTTTTTTATGGAGAATAAGCCTCTCGGAACCATCGGTAGCGTATCACTTTTGAAGGGAAAGATTACCACTCCTTTCTTCGTGAGCAACTGTGATAGCATCAACGAGCAGGATTATCGTGATGTGTATGATTATCATGTTAGTAATAAGAATGATATGACTATTGTTACCCTCGTCAAGAGTTTTAAGATACCTTATGGTGTTATCAAAACTGGTGAAGACGGTTTGATGCAAAGTTTACAGGAGAAGCCAGAACATACTTATATGGTCAATTCAGGTGTGTACATCCTTAGTCCAGAATTGATAGATGAAATTCCGGAAGATGAGTTCTTTCACATCACTCATCTTATGGAAAAAATAATGGCTCGTGGAGGACGTGTTGGTTGTTTCCCTGTTAGTGAAAATTCTTGGCACGATATGGGTGAATGGTCTGAATATTTGAAGATGATAAATGTAAGATAA
- a CDS encoding NeuD/PglB/VioB family sugar acetyltransferase, giving the protein MDKDVILLGGFHEVIELCEKAGYNIVGIIDGRLRDSYFGYSVIGSDADAEVLFSNYGKCKLVLTPDSPKIREKLVNLYKPLGYDFATVISPQATISKFSTVGKGTIIQDGVNISACTTIGNYVKLNTNCNVMHDNVISDYVTIAPNAINLGRITVGRSSYIGANATILPEVKIGHHSTVGAGAVVTKDVDDNKIVKGVPAK; this is encoded by the coding sequence ATGGATAAAGATGTTATATTGCTCGGTGGTTTTCACGAGGTGATTGAACTTTGTGAAAAAGCGGGCTACAATATTGTCGGTATCATAGATGGTCGGTTACGGGATTCCTATTTTGGATATTCTGTGATTGGTTCTGATGCTGATGCTGAAGTCTTGTTCTCTAATTATGGTAAGTGCAAGTTGGTTCTCACCCCTGATTCACCCAAAATCAGAGAGAAACTTGTCAATCTGTACAAACCGTTAGGTTATGACTTCGCTACAGTCATTAGCCCCCAAGCAACAATATCCAAGTTTTCAACAGTTGGAAAAGGAACGATCATTCAAGATGGGGTGAATATATCTGCATGCACTACTATTGGTAATTATGTAAAACTCAATACCAATTGTAACGTTATGCATGATAATGTCATCTCAGACTATGTTACAATAGCTCCCAATGCTATAAATCTTGGTAGGATTACTGTTGGAAGGTCATCATATATAGGTGCAAATGCTACTATACTTCCAGAGGTGAAGATTGGGCACCACTCAACAGTTGGAGCAGGTGCTGTGGTAACAAAGGATGTCGATGATAATAAAATAGTAAAAGGAGTGCCTGCGAAATAG
- a CDS encoding DegT/DnrJ/EryC1/StrS family aminotransferase, translating to MAYKIPLFNLNFDEREAQAAYDTIKSGWISTGPKNAELEQMFIDMWKVKYAVSMSNCTDALHVCCMVCDFGPGDEVICPSLTFAASCNCIRYVGATPIFADIVSPGHINIDPKDIEAKITSRTKGIVVVHMAGFPADMDAIMEIARKHSLKVVEDACHGPLSEYKGKKLGTIGDCASFSFFSNKNISTGEGGMFITNNEEMAQKARLIRSHGMSTMSYQRASGHATEYDITCLGYNFRMDDIRAAIAIEQLKKLPADLETRVIVRKRYEENLAKINRIVVPFVDCKEFTSNYIFPIVIKDSTKEQRNSLREYIHAQGVQTSVHYPAAHHFSTYKELDVVLPQTDYVTDNEVTLPMYASLTMEQVDFICEVVANGIKEIYG from the coding sequence ATGGCTTACAAAATTCCTTTGTTCAATCTGAACTTTGATGAACGTGAGGCTCAAGCTGCATATGATACTATTAAGTCTGGCTGGATCTCTACTGGTCCTAAAAATGCCGAACTTGAGCAAATGTTTATTGACATGTGGAAGGTGAAGTATGCAGTCAGCATGTCTAATTGTACTGACGCACTTCACGTTTGCTGTATGGTATGCGATTTTGGTCCTGGTGATGAAGTTATTTGTCCTTCACTAACTTTTGCTGCTTCTTGCAACTGTATCCGCTACGTTGGTGCCACTCCAATATTTGCCGACATCGTAAGTCCTGGTCACATCAACATTGATCCTAAGGATATCGAGGCTAAGATCACATCTCGCACCAAGGGTATAGTTGTTGTACACATGGCTGGATTCCCTGCCGATATGGATGCTATTATGGAGATTGCCCGAAAGCATAGTCTCAAGGTTGTTGAAGATGCATGTCACGGTCCTCTTTCTGAGTATAAGGGCAAGAAACTCGGTACTATAGGGGATTGCGCAAGCTTCTCATTTTTCTCTAATAAAAATATCTCTACAGGTGAGGGGGGTATGTTTATCACCAATAACGAGGAAATGGCTCAGAAGGCTCGTCTTATTCGTTCTCATGGTATGAGCACCATGTCTTACCAGCGTGCATCTGGTCATGCAACAGAGTATGATATCACTTGTCTTGGTTATAACTTTCGTATGGATGATATTCGTGCTGCGATTGCAATTGAGCAGCTCAAAAAGCTTCCAGCCGATCTCGAGACTCGTGTAATAGTTCGCAAGCGCTATGAAGAGAATCTCGCTAAAATTAATCGGATAGTGGTTCCTTTTGTAGATTGCAAGGAATTCACCAGCAACTATATCTTCCCAATCGTCATTAAAGATTCTACAAAGGAGCAGCGTAACTCTCTTCGTGAGTACATTCATGCTCAGGGCGTTCAGACTTCTGTACACTATCCTGCAGCTCACCACTTCTCTACTTACAAAGAACTGGATGTTGTACTTCCTCAGACGGACTATGTTACTGACAATGAGGTAACTCTTCCTATGTATGCATCTCTTACTATGGAACAGGTTGATTTCATATGTGAAGTAGTAGCTAATGGTATCAAGGAAATCTATGGATAA
- a CDS encoding polysaccharide biosynthesis protein, with product MFNLEKFISDSVTSRSVSMFALDIEANKEFLTTEIKGKKVCVIGGAGSIGSSFIKAVLRFKPASVVVVDLNENGLAELVRDVRSTEGLFVPEEFRCYTLNFADPIFERIFREEKGFDIVANFSAHKHVRSEKDKYSVQALIENNDIKAKKLMDLLTIYPPKHFFCVSTDKAANPVNIMGASKRIMEDLVMAYNTHFKVTTARFANVAFSNGSLPDGWIHRLQKKQPLAAPFDVKRYFVSPEESGQICMLACVLGNGGEVFFPKLGEDQMLTFSTICDDFVKAEGFIKVECKNELEAKQYAINMSYESDTYPVVYFKSDTTGEKAYEEFYIPGEKINMERFSALGVVEETKRRPMPEINSFFNELEGIFAKDDFTKAEVVESIKRFIPNFEHEEKGKNLDQKM from the coding sequence ATGTTCAACTTAGAGAAGTTCATTTCTGACTCTGTGACCTCTCGTTCAGTCAGTATGTTTGCACTAGATATTGAGGCAAACAAGGAATTTCTTACCACTGAAATCAAGGGTAAGAAAGTGTGTGTAATTGGTGGTGCTGGCAGTATTGGTTCTAGTTTCATCAAAGCTGTACTCCGATTCAAACCAGCTTCGGTTGTAGTTGTTGACCTTAACGAGAACGGCCTTGCAGAACTCGTTCGTGACGTTCGTTCCACCGAGGGACTTTTCGTGCCCGAGGAGTTCCGCTGCTACACACTCAACTTTGCAGACCCTATTTTTGAACGCATTTTTCGCGAGGAGAAGGGCTTTGACATCGTTGCCAACTTCTCAGCTCACAAGCACGTGCGTTCAGAGAAAGACAAATATTCCGTTCAGGCACTTATTGAGAACAACGACATCAAGGCCAAAAAGCTGATGGATCTCCTTACCATCTATCCACCTAAGCACTTCTTCTGCGTCTCCACTGATAAGGCTGCCAATCCCGTGAACATAATGGGTGCCAGTAAACGTATCATGGAAGACCTTGTAATGGCCTACAACACTCACTTCAAGGTTACTACCGCACGCTTTGCTAATGTAGCATTCTCTAATGGTTCACTTCCTGATGGCTGGATTCATCGCCTTCAGAAGAAACAACCTCTGGCAGCTCCATTTGATGTAAAGCGCTATTTCGTATCACCTGAGGAGTCTGGTCAGATCTGTATGCTCGCTTGTGTCCTCGGTAATGGTGGTGAGGTGTTCTTTCCTAAGTTGGGTGAAGACCAAATGCTCACCTTCTCTACTATCTGCGATGATTTCGTAAAGGCGGAGGGATTCATCAAGGTAGAGTGCAAGAATGAGTTAGAGGCAAAGCAGTATGCTATTAACATGTCGTACGAGTCGGACACATATCCTGTGGTTTACTTCAAATCAGATACCACCGGAGAGAAGGCATATGAAGAATTCTATATTCCAGGTGAGAAAATCAATATGGAGCGCTTCTCTGCTCTTGGAGTAGTAGAGGAGACCAAACGTCGTCCAATGCCTGAAATCAACAGCTTTTTTAATGAGTTAGAAGGTATCTTTGCAAAGGATGACTTTACCAAGGCAGAAGTAGTAGAATCAATCAAGAGGTTTATACCTAACTTTGAACATGAGGAAAAAGGTAAGAATCTTGATCAGAAGATGTAA
- a CDS encoding lipopolysaccharide biosynthesis protein codes for MSNIRQEMKKGLFWTALDKYSGQIIGIVISMILARLLTPYDYGVVATASVLLGFLSIFTSAGIGPAIIQRNDLSQDDLNNIFTFSIILGLVIGSVSFGSSWVIADFYGTPLLTPVIQILSVGLFFGTINMVPAALMSKNKRFKEMATRSLAFQVLFGVIGIISAFLGAGVYALVCPQIFASLCTFLYNNHFYPVRISSRFHVEPIKRIISFSSFVFLSEFTNYFARNLDKLIIGKTISANALGYYEKSYRLMQMPLNNVSSVIYPVLQPIMTSLQNDMKEMSTKYAKIVSIIASVGFPIAVILYFTGQEIMVVMFGEVWLPAVPTFKILALSIPTMLICNPNGAIFLSCNASKQMFYVTIINTCLTVIGFIVAAVFGGTIEAIAWGWTGSGILATFNSYFQLYVLVMHQSLIPVLKSLIKPVINACILIVVYMLYDILMPSSWFMIAHLILKCVLGLMIVLSFLRCTNQFDVIAFAKSRIK; via the coding sequence ATGTCAAATATTAGACAAGAAATGAAGAAGGGGCTGTTTTGGACAGCTCTTGATAAGTATTCGGGTCAAATTATAGGTATTGTCATATCTATGATATTGGCACGCCTACTTACACCATACGACTATGGTGTTGTAGCAACTGCTTCCGTGTTATTGGGCTTTTTAAGTATTTTTACAAGTGCTGGCATCGGCCCTGCAATCATACAGAGAAATGATCTCTCTCAAGATGATTTAAACAATATATTTACCTTTTCCATCATTCTTGGATTAGTGATAGGTAGTGTATCTTTTGGTTCTTCTTGGGTAATTGCAGATTTTTACGGTACTCCTTTGCTTACTCCGGTTATTCAGATTTTGTCTGTGGGACTATTCTTTGGTACTATCAATATGGTGCCGGCAGCATTGATGTCCAAGAATAAGCGATTTAAGGAAATGGCAACTCGAAGCCTTGCATTTCAGGTTTTATTTGGTGTAATAGGTATTATTTCTGCCTTTCTCGGAGCAGGAGTGTATGCTCTTGTTTGTCCGCAGATATTTGCGTCGTTGTGTACATTCTTGTATAACAATCACTTTTATCCTGTTCGGATTAGTAGTCGATTTCATGTTGAACCCATTAAGCGAATTATTTCTTTCTCATCATTTGTATTTCTTTCTGAGTTTACTAATTATTTTGCACGAAATTTGGATAAATTGATTATTGGAAAAACGATATCTGCAAATGCACTTGGATATTATGAGAAGTCATATCGGTTAATGCAGATGCCGCTCAACAATGTATCTTCTGTTATTTATCCTGTCTTACAGCCAATCATGACTAGTCTTCAAAATGACATGAAGGAGATGTCTACAAAATATGCTAAGATTGTCTCCATTATAGCATCTGTAGGCTTCCCTATTGCGGTTATTTTATATTTTACTGGGCAAGAAATTATGGTAGTTATGTTTGGAGAAGTATGGCTTCCGGCTGTTCCAACTTTCAAGATATTAGCTCTATCCATTCCAACAATGCTGATATGTAACCCCAATGGAGCAATATTCCTATCTTGTAATGCTTCAAAACAAATGTTTTATGTGACAATCATCAATACATGTCTTACAGTAATAGGTTTTATTGTCGCTGCTGTATTTGGTGGCACTATCGAAGCTATTGCATGGGGATGGACAGGAAGTGGGATATTAGCAACTTTTAATTCATACTTTCAATTATATGTGCTTGTTATGCATCAGTCACTTATTCCAGTGTTAAAGAGCCTTATCAAACCTGTTATCAATGCGTGCATATTAATTGTTGTGTATATGCTCTATGACATATTAATGCCGTCTTCATGGTTTATGATTGCACACTTGATACTCAAATGTGTCTTGGGTTTGATGATAGTATTATCATTTTTGAGATGTACAAATCAGTTTGATGTTATAGCATTTGCGAAATCAAGGATAAAATAA
- a CDS encoding UDP-glucose dehydrogenase family protein, with amino-acid sequence MKIAIVGTGYVGLVSGTCFAEMGATVTCVDVDANKINKLKKGEMPIYEPGLEELVKRNVGYGRLNFTTDLIEILDDVEVVFSAVGTPPDEDGSADLKYVLAVAKQFGQNINKYTILVTKSTVPVGTAQKVKAVIQEELDKRGMDVPFDVASNPEFLKEGAAIKDFMSPDRVVVGIESKKAEEVMTKLYQPFLLQNFRVIFMDIPSAEMTKYAANAMLATRISFMNDIANLCERVGANVDHVRKGIGADVRIGQKFLYAGCGYGGSCFPKDVKALVRTGIDSGYHMEVIEAVERVNDRQKSIVYDKLIRLMGDVKGKTIALLGLAFKPDTDDMREAPALMVIDKLLKDGASVRVFDPIAMNECKRRIGDVVVYTENLYDCADGADALLLMTEWRQFRLPTWNVIQKVMVDKYVVDGRNIWNRAELEEMGFSYTRIGEK; translated from the coding sequence ATGAAAATAGCAATTGTTGGCACAGGCTATGTGGGCTTGGTGTCCGGTACCTGTTTTGCTGAAATGGGTGCTACAGTAACTTGCGTGGATGTAGACGCAAATAAGATTAATAAACTAAAAAAGGGTGAAATGCCTATTTATGAACCAGGGCTGGAAGAGTTGGTGAAACGTAACGTGGGTTACGGACGATTGAACTTCACAACAGACTTGATTGAAATTTTAGATGACGTGGAAGTTGTTTTCTCCGCTGTGGGAACTCCGCCGGATGAAGATGGTAGTGCCGATTTGAAATACGTACTTGCTGTAGCCAAGCAGTTTGGACAAAACATCAACAAATACACTATTTTAGTAACTAAATCTACCGTGCCTGTTGGCACTGCTCAAAAAGTGAAAGCTGTCATTCAGGAAGAGTTAGATAAACGTGGAATGGATGTACCCTTTGATGTAGCCAGTAACCCTGAGTTTCTGAAAGAGGGTGCTGCTATCAAAGACTTTATGAGTCCTGATCGTGTGGTTGTAGGTATTGAAAGTAAAAAAGCAGAGGAGGTGATGACCAAGCTCTATCAACCTTTCTTGCTTCAGAATTTCCGTGTAATTTTTATGGATATTCCTAGTGCAGAAATGACCAAATATGCTGCTAATGCTATGCTAGCTACCCGCATTAGCTTTATGAATGACATAGCTAATTTGTGCGAGCGAGTAGGTGCCAATGTAGACCATGTGCGCAAAGGAATAGGGGCGGATGTACGTATCGGTCAGAAATTTCTTTATGCCGGTTGCGGATATGGTGGTAGCTGTTTCCCAAAAGATGTGAAAGCTCTGGTGCGTACGGGTATCGACAGCGGTTACCACATGGAAGTGATTGAAGCTGTAGAGCGAGTTAATGATCGTCAGAAGAGCATAGTTTATGACAAACTTATTCGTTTGATGGGCGATGTAAAAGGCAAGACCATTGCTTTGTTAGGTTTAGCTTTTAAACCTGATACGGATGATATGCGCGAAGCTCCAGCTTTAATGGTGATTGATAAATTGCTGAAGGATGGTGCTAGCGTGAGAGTGTTCGATCCCATTGCAATGAATGAGTGTAAACGTCGTATTGGTGATGTCGTGGTTTATACGGAGAATCTTTACGACTGCGCAGATGGTGCGGATGCCCTGTTACTAATGACTGAATGGAGACAATTTCGATTGCCAACTTGGAATGTGATTCAGAAAGTAATGGTCGATAAGTATGTTGTAGATGGGCGTAACATCTGGAATCGTGCAGAGTTGGAAGAGATGGGATTTAGTTATACCCGAATAGGGGAAAAGTAA